A window of the Paralichthys olivaceus isolate ysfri-2021 chromosome 5, ASM2471397v2, whole genome shotgun sequence genome harbors these coding sequences:
- the spag9a gene encoding sperm associated antigen 9a isoform X4, which translates to MELEDGVVYQDDPGTSAMMSERVSGLANSIYREFERLIGKYDEDVVKELMPLVVAVLENLDSVFAENQEHEVELELLKEDNEQLITQYEREKALRKHAEEKFIEFEDTHEQEKKDLQNHVDRMESHSRQLELKIKNYADQIGRLEERELELKKEYNSLHQRHSEMIHNYMEHVERIKMQQINEISESSTVGRVRRERPLSLGIFPSPGGASLLIPDPQAKAETPGTERWKFTDSTQPRSNTSLKLDYVDPPKDREGKSAQDSTLGNSLADDCKDELSDFTGSKSATPMSTNASDMEREDGNSKSTEVQAAPGTRSVSVGLPENKDSSDVQDIIESTPELDMDLGGYKLCSTPTKGIENMAFDRNTDSLFEELSSAGTGLIGDVDEGADLLGMGREVENLIQENSQLLETKNALNVVNKDLILKVDELTCEKEMLQGEMEAVLQVKTKLEDKNKELEEELKKVRVEIEEVKHKSKDEEDSDVPTAQRRRFTRVEMARVLMERNQYKERLMELQEAVRWTEMIRASRENPTLTEKKKSSIWQFFSRLFSSSSSGPAVKKVECLSNVKYNPQGGMVKRSSTFSQFPTEKSKTFDFLNEEKDLCSSPSRKEQKRAQYRQVKAHMQKEDGRVTVHGWSLPSKYKVANGGQVGIKVNLPVPVYLRPLDQKDASMKLWCAAGVNLGGGRISELMKQTKGSQCSLDQLEPENKLRDQEKVEQEKELILQDESSSRVWVCTSTHSSTKVMVLDASQPSDLLDSFYACNTHVVCIASVPGVLESDFPTGEEVPQDLDTNQGEVVSLAGSVASVGSTGSDGAMAAEGTTAIPQIASSGITDQPAEHSAISGSVELSRESSPAEDGIPPAEEATEATEANAGVGEEGEEDQGAEQNQPGIYTEHVFTDPLGVGPTDSSPTDTQRGTGQDGGTSLPQDSDPSEAEVLRMSSALPTMWLGAQNGCLYVHSSVARWRKCLHAIKLKDSILSIVHVKGRVLVALADGTLAIFHRSITDGQWDLTNYHLLDLGRPHHSIRCMTVVHDKVWCGYRNKIYIIQPKAMRIEKSFDAHPRKESQVRQLAWVGDGIWVSIRLDSTLRLFHAHTYQHLQDVDIEPYVSKMLGTGKLGFSFVRITALVVSCSRLWVGTGNGVIISIPLSEANKTAGLVPNRPGSAVRVYGDDATDCAMPGSFVPYCSMAHAQLCFHGHRDAVKFFVSVPGQAIPPPGSADSGSDDPASESSDTATSEPKTYLVMSGGEGYIDFRMGDEGGELDGLSEPPADQQSAPTKAEQSHLIVWQVTTSND; encoded by the exons ATGGAGCTGGAAGACGGAGTCGTGTACCAGGACGACCCGGGGACGTCCGCGATGATGTCGGAGCGGGTGTCGGGCCTGGCCAACTCCATCTACCGCGAGTTCGAGCGGCTCATCGGGAAGTACGACGAGGACGTGGTGAAGGAGCTGATGCCGCTGGTGGTGGCCGTGCTGGAGAACCTGGACTCGGTGTTCGCGGAGAACCAGGAGCACGaagtggagctggagctgctgaaggaGGACAACGAGCAGCTCATCACCCAGTACGAGCGGGAGAAGGCGCTGAGGAAGCACGCGGAGGAG AAGTTCATTGAGTTTGAGGACACCCATGAACAGGAGAAGAAGGACCTGCAGAACCATGTGGACAGAATGGAATCGCACTCCCGACAACTGGAGCTCAAGATCAAGAACTATGCAGACCAGA TCGGCAGGTTAGAAGAACGAGAGCTGGAGCTCAAGAAGGAATACAACTCCCTCCATCAGAGACACTCAGAG ATGATCCATAATTATATGGAGCATGTAGAAAGGATCAAAATGCAGCAGATTAACGAGATTTCAGAGTCGAGCACAGTCGGCCGAGTCAG GAGAGAACGGCCTCTTTCTTTGGGGATTTTCCCCTCGCCTGGTGGGGCGTCTTTACTCATCCCAGACCCGCAGGCCAAAGCAGAGACGCCAGGTACCGAACGCTGGAAGTTCACTGACTCAACACAGCCACGGTCCAACACAAGCCTCAag TTGGACTATGTCGACCCCCCAAAGGACAGGGAGGGTAAGAGTGCACAGGACTCTACTCTGGGAAATTCACTGGCAGACGACTGCAAG GATGAGCTGTCGGACTTCACCGGCTCCAAGTCGGCCACACCAATGTCCACAAACGCCTCTGACATGGAGAGGGAAGATGGGAACAGTAAGAGCACTGAGGTGCAAGCGGCTCCGGGGACCAGGTCCGTATCAGTGG GTTTACCTGAAAACAAGGACAGCTCAGACGTGCAGGACATCATTGAGTCCACTCCTGAACTGGACATGGATCTCGGTGGATACAAGCTCTGCAG TACTCCTACTAAAGGCATTGAAAACATGGCCTTCGACCGCAATACAGACTCTCtgtttgaggagctgtcatctGCGGGCACTGGGCTAATAGGGGATGTGGATGAAGGGGCAGATCTGCTGG GTATGGGCCGGGAAGTTGAAAATCTCATTCAGGAGAATTCACAACTGCTTGAGACAAA GAACGCCCTGAACGTGGTGAATAAAGACTTAATATTGAAGGTGGACGAGTTGACCTGTGAGAAGGAGATGTTGCAGGGAGAAATGGAGGCCGTGTTGCAGGTGAAGACCAAGCTGGAGGACAAGaacaaagagctggaggaggaactCAAAAA AGTGCGAGTGGAGATAGAGGAAGTGAAACACAAATctaaagatgaagaagat AGTGATGTACCTACAGCCCAGAGAAGGCGATTCACCAGAGTGGAAATGGCCCGAGTGCTGATGGAGAGAAACCAGTACAAGGAGAGACTGATGGAGCTACAGGAAGCGGTGCGGTGGACTGAGATGATCAG GGCCTCGAGAGAAAATCCAACACTAACTGAAAAGAAGAAGTCCAGCATCTGGCAGTT cttcagcagaCTGTTTAGCTCCTCCTCCAGTGGTCCCGCTGTGAAGAAGGTGGAGTGCCTGTCCAACGTGAAGTACAACCCCCAGGGCGGCATGGTGAAGAGGAGCAGCACCTTCTCCCAGTTCCCCACAGAGAAGTCCAAGACCTTTGACTTCCTCAATGAAGA AAAGGATCTGTGTAGTTCACCATCACGTAAAGAGCAGAAACGAGCCCAGTACAGACAAGTCAAGGCCCACATGCAGAAGGAGGATGGACGAGTCACTGTGCACGGCTGGAGCCTGCCCAGCAAATACAAG GTGGCAAATGGTGGACAGGTGGGGATCAAAGTGAACTTACCTGTGCCGGTGTACTTGAGACCTCTTGATCAGAAAGATGCTTCTATGAAG CTGTGGTGTGCTGCAGGGGTCAACCTGGGTGGAGGGAGAATATCTGAGCTCATGAAGCAGACAAAGGGTTCTCAATGTAGCCTGGACCAGCTGGAGCCAGAGAATAAGTTGAGA gATCAGGAGAAAgtggagcaggagaaggagcTGATACTTCAAGATGAGTCGTCCAGTCGGGTGTGGGTGTGTACCAGCAcccattcctccaccaaggtcaTGGTGCTGGATGCAAGTCAGCCCTCTGACCTACTTGACAGCTTCTATGCTTGCAACACCCACGTCGTCTGCATTGCCAGTGTGCCTG gggtCTTGGAGTCTGATTTTCCAACAGGTGAGGAGGTACCACAGGACTTAGACACTAACCAGGGTGAAGTGGTGTCACTAGCCGGCAGCGTGGCCAGTGTGGGTTCTACAGGGAGCGATGGAGCCATGGCAGCAGAGGGGACCACTGCAATCCCACAGATAGCCAGCTCAGGTATTACAGACCAGCCGGCTGAGCACAGCGCCATCTCTGGCTCAG TTGAGCTGTCCAGAGAGTCGAGTCCAGCAGAAGATGGGATTCCTCCGGCGGAGGAGGCAACAGAAGCAACAGAAGCTAACGCTGGTGTaggtgaagagggagaggaagaccAGGGGGCAGAACAAAACCAGCCTGGAATCTACACGGAACATGTGTTCACCGACCCACTGGGGGTGGGACCCACTGACTCCTCGCCAACTGACACACAGAG GGGCACTGGGCAGGATGGAGGGACATCCTTGCCTCAAGACTCAGACCCATCGGAGGCGGAAGTCCTGAGGATGAGCAGCGCCCTCCCCACCATGTGGCTGGGAGCTCAGAATGGATG TCTGTATGTCCACTCGTCCGTGGCACGATGGAGGAAGTGTCTGCATGCCATCAAGCTCAAAGACTCCATCCTCAGCATAGT GCATGTTAAAGGGAGAGTCCTGGTCGCGTTGGCTGATGGGACATTAGCAATTTTCCACAGAAGCATTA CAGACGGACAGTGGGACCTCACCAACTACCACCTGTTGGATCTGGGCCGGCCCCACCACTCTATTCGCTGTATGACCGTAGTCCATGACAAGGTGTGGTGCGGCTACAGGAACAAAATCTACATCATCCAGCCCAAGGCCATGAGGATAGAG AAGTCCTTTGATGCTCATCCTCGTAAGGAGAGCCAGGTGCGGCAGCTGGCTTGGGTTGGAGACGGTATCTGGGTGTCCATCCGACTGGATTCAACCCTTCGCTTGTTTCATGCCCACACCTACCAGCACCTTCAGGATGTGGACATCGAACCCTACGTCAGCAAAATGCTTG gtacGGGTAAACTGGGCTTCTCCTTCGTGAGAATCACAGCTCTTGTGGTGTCCTGCAGTCGTCTGTGGGTGGGGACAGGAAACGGTGTCATCATCTCCATCCCGTTGTCTGAAG CCAACAAGACAGCGGGATTAGTGCCAAATCGGCCCGGCAGCGCTGTACGGGTTTACGGTGATGACGCTACAGACTGTGCCATGCCAGGCAGCTTTGTGCCATACTGCTCCATGGCCCACGCCCAGCTGTGTTTCCACGGACACCGAGATGCTGTGAAGTTTTTTGTCAGCGTGCCAG GTCAGGCGATACCTCCTCCAGGTAGCGCAGATTCGGGCTCTGACGACCCCGCGTCTGAATCCTCTGACACAGCGACCTCCGAGCCCAAAACATACCTGGTCATGAGTGGAGGGGAAGGCTACATTGACTTCAGAATGG gtgACGAAGGTGGCGAGTTGGACGGTTTATCAGAGCCGCCAGCCGACCAGCAGTCGGCACCCACCAAGGCTGAGCAGAGCCACCTCATCGTCTGGCAGGTCACAACTTCTaatgattga
- the spag9a gene encoding sperm associated antigen 9a isoform X1 has protein sequence MELEDGVVYQDDPGTSAMMSERVSGLANSIYREFERLIGKYDEDVVKELMPLVVAVLENLDSVFAENQEHEVELELLKEDNEQLITQYEREKALRKHAEEKFIEFEDTHEQEKKDLQNHVDRMESHSRQLELKIKNYADQIGRLEERELELKKEYNSLHQRHSEMIHNYMEHVERIKMQQINEISESSTVGRVRRERPLSLGIFPSPGGASLLIPDPQAKAETPGTERWKFTDSTQPRSNTSLKLDYVDPPKDREGKSAQDSTLGNSLADDCKDELSDFTGSKSATPMSTNASDMEREDGNSKSTEVQAAPGTRSVSVGLPENKDSSDVQDIIESTPELDMDLGGYKLCSTPTKGIENMAFDRNTDSLFEELSSAGTGLIGDVDEGADLLDLSLIGMGREVENLIQENSQLLETKNALNVVNKDLILKVDELTCEKEMLQGEMEAVLQVKTKLEDKNKELEEELKKVRVEIEEVKHKSKDEEDSDVPTAQRRRFTRVEMARVLMERNQYKERLMELQEAVRWTEMIRASRENPTLTEKKKSSIWQFFSRLFSSSSSGPAVKKVECLSNVKYNPQGGMVKRSSTFSQFPTEKSKTFDFLNEEKDLCSSPSRKEQKRAQYRQVKAHMQKEDGRVTVHGWSLPSKYKVANGGQVGIKVNLPVPVYLRPLDQKDASMKLWCAAGVNLGGGRISELMKQTKGSQCSLDQLEPENKLRDQEKVEQEKELILQDESSSRVWVCTSTHSSTKVMVLDASQPSDLLDSFYACNTHVVCIASVPGVLESDFPTGEEVPQDLDTNQGEVVSLAGSVASVGSTGSDGAMAAEGTTAIPQIASSGITDQPAEHSAISGSVELSRESSPAEDGIPPAEEATEATEANAGVGEEGEEDQGAEQNQPGIYTEHVFTDPLGVGPTDSSPTDTQRGTGQDGGTSLPQDSDPSEAEVLRMSSALPTMWLGAQNGCLYVHSSVARWRKCLHAIKLKDSILSIVHVKGRVLVALADGTLAIFHRSITDGQWDLTNYHLLDLGRPHHSIRCMTVVHDKVWCGYRNKIYIIQPKAMRIEQKSFDAHPRKESQVRQLAWVGDGIWVSIRLDSTLRLFHAHTYQHLQDVDIEPYVSKMLGTGKLGFSFVRITALVVSCSRLWVGTGNGVIISIPLSEANKTAGLVPNRPGSAVRVYGDDATDCAMPGSFVPYCSMAHAQLCFHGHRDAVKFFVSVPGQAIPPPGSADSGSDDPASESSDTATSEPKTYLVMSGGEGYIDFRMGDEGGELDGLSEPPADQQSAPTKAEQSHLIVWQVTTSND, from the exons ATGGAGCTGGAAGACGGAGTCGTGTACCAGGACGACCCGGGGACGTCCGCGATGATGTCGGAGCGGGTGTCGGGCCTGGCCAACTCCATCTACCGCGAGTTCGAGCGGCTCATCGGGAAGTACGACGAGGACGTGGTGAAGGAGCTGATGCCGCTGGTGGTGGCCGTGCTGGAGAACCTGGACTCGGTGTTCGCGGAGAACCAGGAGCACGaagtggagctggagctgctgaaggaGGACAACGAGCAGCTCATCACCCAGTACGAGCGGGAGAAGGCGCTGAGGAAGCACGCGGAGGAG AAGTTCATTGAGTTTGAGGACACCCATGAACAGGAGAAGAAGGACCTGCAGAACCATGTGGACAGAATGGAATCGCACTCCCGACAACTGGAGCTCAAGATCAAGAACTATGCAGACCAGA TCGGCAGGTTAGAAGAACGAGAGCTGGAGCTCAAGAAGGAATACAACTCCCTCCATCAGAGACACTCAGAG ATGATCCATAATTATATGGAGCATGTAGAAAGGATCAAAATGCAGCAGATTAACGAGATTTCAGAGTCGAGCACAGTCGGCCGAGTCAG GAGAGAACGGCCTCTTTCTTTGGGGATTTTCCCCTCGCCTGGTGGGGCGTCTTTACTCATCCCAGACCCGCAGGCCAAAGCAGAGACGCCAGGTACCGAACGCTGGAAGTTCACTGACTCAACACAGCCACGGTCCAACACAAGCCTCAag TTGGACTATGTCGACCCCCCAAAGGACAGGGAGGGTAAGAGTGCACAGGACTCTACTCTGGGAAATTCACTGGCAGACGACTGCAAG GATGAGCTGTCGGACTTCACCGGCTCCAAGTCGGCCACACCAATGTCCACAAACGCCTCTGACATGGAGAGGGAAGATGGGAACAGTAAGAGCACTGAGGTGCAAGCGGCTCCGGGGACCAGGTCCGTATCAGTGG GTTTACCTGAAAACAAGGACAGCTCAGACGTGCAGGACATCATTGAGTCCACTCCTGAACTGGACATGGATCTCGGTGGATACAAGCTCTGCAG TACTCCTACTAAAGGCATTGAAAACATGGCCTTCGACCGCAATACAGACTCTCtgtttgaggagctgtcatctGCGGGCACTGGGCTAATAGGGGATGTGGATGAAGGGGCAGATCTGCTGG ACCTTAGTTTGATTG GTATGGGCCGGGAAGTTGAAAATCTCATTCAGGAGAATTCACAACTGCTTGAGACAAA GAACGCCCTGAACGTGGTGAATAAAGACTTAATATTGAAGGTGGACGAGTTGACCTGTGAGAAGGAGATGTTGCAGGGAGAAATGGAGGCCGTGTTGCAGGTGAAGACCAAGCTGGAGGACAAGaacaaagagctggaggaggaactCAAAAA AGTGCGAGTGGAGATAGAGGAAGTGAAACACAAATctaaagatgaagaagat AGTGATGTACCTACAGCCCAGAGAAGGCGATTCACCAGAGTGGAAATGGCCCGAGTGCTGATGGAGAGAAACCAGTACAAGGAGAGACTGATGGAGCTACAGGAAGCGGTGCGGTGGACTGAGATGATCAG GGCCTCGAGAGAAAATCCAACACTAACTGAAAAGAAGAAGTCCAGCATCTGGCAGTT cttcagcagaCTGTTTAGCTCCTCCTCCAGTGGTCCCGCTGTGAAGAAGGTGGAGTGCCTGTCCAACGTGAAGTACAACCCCCAGGGCGGCATGGTGAAGAGGAGCAGCACCTTCTCCCAGTTCCCCACAGAGAAGTCCAAGACCTTTGACTTCCTCAATGAAGA AAAGGATCTGTGTAGTTCACCATCACGTAAAGAGCAGAAACGAGCCCAGTACAGACAAGTCAAGGCCCACATGCAGAAGGAGGATGGACGAGTCACTGTGCACGGCTGGAGCCTGCCCAGCAAATACAAG GTGGCAAATGGTGGACAGGTGGGGATCAAAGTGAACTTACCTGTGCCGGTGTACTTGAGACCTCTTGATCAGAAAGATGCTTCTATGAAG CTGTGGTGTGCTGCAGGGGTCAACCTGGGTGGAGGGAGAATATCTGAGCTCATGAAGCAGACAAAGGGTTCTCAATGTAGCCTGGACCAGCTGGAGCCAGAGAATAAGTTGAGA gATCAGGAGAAAgtggagcaggagaaggagcTGATACTTCAAGATGAGTCGTCCAGTCGGGTGTGGGTGTGTACCAGCAcccattcctccaccaaggtcaTGGTGCTGGATGCAAGTCAGCCCTCTGACCTACTTGACAGCTTCTATGCTTGCAACACCCACGTCGTCTGCATTGCCAGTGTGCCTG gggtCTTGGAGTCTGATTTTCCAACAGGTGAGGAGGTACCACAGGACTTAGACACTAACCAGGGTGAAGTGGTGTCACTAGCCGGCAGCGTGGCCAGTGTGGGTTCTACAGGGAGCGATGGAGCCATGGCAGCAGAGGGGACCACTGCAATCCCACAGATAGCCAGCTCAGGTATTACAGACCAGCCGGCTGAGCACAGCGCCATCTCTGGCTCAG TTGAGCTGTCCAGAGAGTCGAGTCCAGCAGAAGATGGGATTCCTCCGGCGGAGGAGGCAACAGAAGCAACAGAAGCTAACGCTGGTGTaggtgaagagggagaggaagaccAGGGGGCAGAACAAAACCAGCCTGGAATCTACACGGAACATGTGTTCACCGACCCACTGGGGGTGGGACCCACTGACTCCTCGCCAACTGACACACAGAG GGGCACTGGGCAGGATGGAGGGACATCCTTGCCTCAAGACTCAGACCCATCGGAGGCGGAAGTCCTGAGGATGAGCAGCGCCCTCCCCACCATGTGGCTGGGAGCTCAGAATGGATG TCTGTATGTCCACTCGTCCGTGGCACGATGGAGGAAGTGTCTGCATGCCATCAAGCTCAAAGACTCCATCCTCAGCATAGT GCATGTTAAAGGGAGAGTCCTGGTCGCGTTGGCTGATGGGACATTAGCAATTTTCCACAGAAGCATTA CAGACGGACAGTGGGACCTCACCAACTACCACCTGTTGGATCTGGGCCGGCCCCACCACTCTATTCGCTGTATGACCGTAGTCCATGACAAGGTGTGGTGCGGCTACAGGAACAAAATCTACATCATCCAGCCCAAGGCCATGAGGATAGAG CAGAAGTCCTTTGATGCTCATCCTCGTAAGGAGAGCCAGGTGCGGCAGCTGGCTTGGGTTGGAGACGGTATCTGGGTGTCCATCCGACTGGATTCAACCCTTCGCTTGTTTCATGCCCACACCTACCAGCACCTTCAGGATGTGGACATCGAACCCTACGTCAGCAAAATGCTTG gtacGGGTAAACTGGGCTTCTCCTTCGTGAGAATCACAGCTCTTGTGGTGTCCTGCAGTCGTCTGTGGGTGGGGACAGGAAACGGTGTCATCATCTCCATCCCGTTGTCTGAAG CCAACAAGACAGCGGGATTAGTGCCAAATCGGCCCGGCAGCGCTGTACGGGTTTACGGTGATGACGCTACAGACTGTGCCATGCCAGGCAGCTTTGTGCCATACTGCTCCATGGCCCACGCCCAGCTGTGTTTCCACGGACACCGAGATGCTGTGAAGTTTTTTGTCAGCGTGCCAG GTCAGGCGATACCTCCTCCAGGTAGCGCAGATTCGGGCTCTGACGACCCCGCGTCTGAATCCTCTGACACAGCGACCTCCGAGCCCAAAACATACCTGGTCATGAGTGGAGGGGAAGGCTACATTGACTTCAGAATGG gtgACGAAGGTGGCGAGTTGGACGGTTTATCAGAGCCGCCAGCCGACCAGCAGTCGGCACCCACCAAGGCTGAGCAGAGCCACCTCATCGTCTGGCAGGTCACAACTTCTaatgattga